From Aedes albopictus strain Foshan chromosome 1, AalbF5, whole genome shotgun sequence, one genomic window encodes:
- the LOC109399865 gene encoding large ribosomal subunit protein mL43: MSNSHLFLKSAFPRAPLANGVGRYVCQLQRITLKYCKNNGSSKGMREFLENDLLDFSRTNPGVVVYVKPRRHRTAVMSAEYLNGDRQWINCRNNTREEIRKWVEVLKTQATGSSDTRLRKLWHTDVPSVQGAWTPFTHQHPTGNVAQYPNRELSKLQTDEMTATEKLIEMYRAQKLQQGDAPS; encoded by the coding sequence ATGTCCAACTCTCATCTGTTCCTGAAATCTGCCTTCCCGCGGGCCCCGCTGGCCAACGGAGTAGGTCGGTATGTGTGCCAGCTCCAGCGCATCACCCTGAAGTACTGCAAAAACAACGGCTCCAGCAAGGGtatgcgggagttcctggagaacgATCTGCTGGATTTCAGCCGGACTAATCCGGGAGTGGTGGTATACGTGAAACCTCGCCGGCACCGAACAGCCGTCATGTCCGCAGAGTACCTGAACGGCGACAGGCAGTGGATCAACTGTCGGAACAACACCCGCGAGGAGATTCGTAAATGGGTCGAAGTGCTAAAGACGCAGGCCACCGGTTCCAGTGATACACGGTTACGTAAACTGTGGCATACGGATGTGCCGTCGGTGCAGGGCGCGTGGACGCCGTTCACCCATCAGCACCCTACCGGAAATGTGGCGCAGTATCCAAATAGAGAGCTCTCGAAGCTGCAAACGGACGAGATGACAGCCACCGAGAAGCTGATCGAGATGTACCGAGCGCAAAAGTTGCAGCAAGGGGATGCACCATCCTAA